The genomic DNA ACTTCTACGTCCTTCTCGATGTCTGTCGCGACTTTGTTCATATTGAGCATCAGTACGACGAATACTCCTACCAATAGGAGCGTCACCGTCACTGCACTGACCGATGCAAAGGTCATCCAGCCGTTACGTCCGATACTCTTGAAACTTTCCCTGAAATGCCGGCCATACGTTCTAGCTTTCATAACCGTAGTCACCTCGCTGTTCGTCTCGCACGATCCTGCCGTTTTCGATGGCAATGACACGGTGCTTGATTGTATTTACGATTTCCCGGTTATGAGTAGCCATGATGACCGTAGTCCCACGGTTGCTGATTTCTTCAAATATATTCATGATGTCCCAAGAGGTCTCCGGATCAAGGTTCCCGGTCGGCTCATCGGCAATGACCAGCTTCGGGGTGTTGACGATCGATCGTGCAATCGATACCCTCTGCTGTTCTCCTCCGGACAATTCATCCGGCAGCATCCTTGCCTTGTGCTTGAGTCCTACGAGATCCAACACTTCCATGACACGCTTCTTGATATTCTTCGGGTGCTCTTCAATGACTTCAAGTGCGAAGGCAATGTTTTCATATACGTTCATTTTAGGAAGCAGTTTGAAATCCTGGAAGACGACCCCTACATTTCTTCTGAGGTAAGGAACTCTACCATTCTTCAATTTCGCTAGATTAATACCGTTCACGATGATATCGCCTTTGGTCGGCTTCTCTTCACGGTACATCATCTTAATGAAGGTCGACTTACCGGCCCCACTCGGCCCAACGACATAAACAAACTCTCCTTGTTTGATGCTGACGTTGAAACCATTCGCAGCCATGACCCCATTGGAGTACTGCTTATATACGTCTTTCATTTCGATCA from Rossellomorea marisflavi includes the following:
- the ftsE gene encoding cell division ATP-binding protein FtsE yields the protein MIEMKDVYKQYSNGVMAANGFNVSIKQGEFVYVVGPSGAGKSTFIKMMYREEKPTKGDIIVNGINLAKLKNGRVPYLRRNVGVVFQDFKLLPKMNVYENIAFALEVIEEHPKNIKKRVMEVLDLVGLKHKARMLPDELSGGEQQRVSIARSIVNTPKLVIADEPTGNLDPETSWDIMNIFEEISNRGTTVIMATHNREIVNTIKHRVIAIENGRIVRDEQRGDYGYES